In Methylacidiphilum infernorum V4, a single window of DNA contains:
- a CDS encoding class I SAM-dependent methyltransferase — protein sequence MQKSFIQLYLEHKEKIAHKWTSYLEIYDSAFAPFRNLPINLLEIGVQNGGSLEIWSKYFENALKIVGCDINPRCKELIFSDPKIRIVTGDSCREETKNKILAETSSYNLIIDDGSHKSSDIIKNFALYFPHLANKGIYLIEDLHCSYWKEFEGGLFYPYSAMGFLKKLVDIINYQHWAVAKERKELLKEFEKLYDINIGNDTLSQIYKIEFFNSVCMITKSVEEGSSIGKPIVAGTTAEISPGIKDSGGAVFFPDQKENFWSNETSFESLEEKLIQKLAEKEKEIERIKNSFSWKLIQPIQYILQKILKISASNHQ from the coding sequence ATGCAAAAGAGCTTTATACAGCTTTACTTGGAACACAAGGAAAAGATAGCCCATAAGTGGACTTCTTATCTTGAAATCTATGACTCCGCTTTTGCGCCTTTTAGGAACCTGCCCATTAACTTGTTGGAGATTGGGGTCCAAAACGGAGGATCCCTTGAAATTTGGTCTAAATATTTTGAAAATGCTCTAAAAATAGTGGGATGTGACATTAATCCCCGTTGCAAAGAACTGATTTTTTCAGATCCTAAAATCCGCATTGTCACCGGGGATTCATGCCGTGAAGAAACCAAAAACAAGATCCTTGCTGAAACTTCAAGCTATAATCTTATCATCGACGATGGATCACATAAGTCTTCAGATATAATCAAAAACTTCGCCCTTTACTTCCCTCATCTAGCAAACAAGGGGATTTATCTCATAGAAGACCTCCATTGTAGCTATTGGAAAGAGTTCGAAGGAGGACTTTTTTATCCTTACTCCGCCATGGGATTTCTCAAGAAGTTGGTGGACATTATCAATTATCAACATTGGGCCGTAGCAAAGGAAAGAAAGGAGCTGTTAAAAGAATTTGAAAAACTTTATGACATCAACATTGGAAATGACACCCTTTCTCAAATTTATAAAATCGAATTTTTCAATTCGGTCTGCATGATCACCAAATCCGTTGAAGAAGGGAGCTCTATCGGCAAACCGATTGTCGCCGGAACAACGGCTGAAATCAGTCCTGGGATTAAAGATTCGGGGGGGGCTGTATTCTTTCCCGATCAGAAAGAGAATTTTTGGTCTAACGAAACAAGCTTCGAATCCTTGGAAGAAAAACTGATTCAAAAGTTGGCCGAAAAAGAAAAAGAAATTGAAAGGATTAAAAATTCATTTTCGTGGAAACTGATTCAGCCTATTCAATATATCCTCCAAAAAATTTTAAAAATTTCTGCAAGCAATCATCAATAG
- a CDS encoding aromatic ring-hydroxylating oxygenase subunit alpha encodes MNEYSLLEENASLLKAYSSSMSSYWLPVCPSSSLLDKPLGIQLLEKRLVLARLHGKASCFDDLCRHLGAALSRGKIEKNSFLRCPYHGWLYNEEGRCVEIPSRRNLPIPRDARIGSYLTQESQGMIWVCLGAKEKYPLPHFKEFDDRDFHQLDGGKWKESHWRATPQRIVLGQLDDTHFAWVHPSTIGHPDLVEAPEHKVTKETGFIRSTFTLFQRKKAPSSGFSTADIAQEGELSPVHYTVSAGPNWIHLRKENDKAEAWVLVQLVSPLSYNESKVFWKIARNFDKNPQRDPIYEEVQLQIMEEDKRVIESQRPWLLPPISSSLSLYLRPGDLPLIEYHKWMEEERIPLL; translated from the coding sequence ATGAATGAATATTCCCTTTTAGAAGAAAATGCTTCCCTACTCAAGGCCTACTCCTCCTCGATGTCTTCATATTGGCTTCCCGTATGTCCTTCTTCCTCTTTGTTGGACAAGCCTCTAGGAATACAGCTTTTAGAAAAGCGTCTTGTCCTGGCCCGTCTCCATGGAAAAGCCAGCTGTTTCGATGATCTTTGCCGTCATCTTGGTGCCGCTCTTTCCAGGGGTAAAATAGAAAAAAACAGTTTCTTGAGGTGTCCTTACCATGGGTGGCTCTATAATGAAGAAGGCCGCTGCGTAGAAATACCCTCCCGGCGCAACCTTCCCATTCCTAGGGACGCCCGGATAGGTTCTTATCTCACCCAAGAATCCCAAGGAATGATTTGGGTATGTCTTGGAGCAAAGGAAAAGTATCCCCTTCCCCATTTCAAGGAGTTCGATGATCGGGATTTTCATCAACTGGATGGAGGAAAATGGAAAGAAAGCCACTGGCGGGCAACTCCACAGAGAATTGTTCTAGGACAGCTCGACGATACCCATTTCGCATGGGTTCATCCTTCAACCATTGGGCATCCGGACCTCGTAGAAGCACCCGAACACAAGGTCACTAAGGAAACAGGATTTATACGCTCAACTTTTACCCTATTCCAGCGAAAAAAGGCCCCTTCATCGGGGTTCAGCACGGCCGACATCGCCCAAGAAGGAGAACTGTCCCCTGTTCATTACACGGTGTCCGCCGGGCCTAACTGGATTCATTTACGCAAAGAAAACGACAAGGCAGAAGCATGGGTCCTTGTTCAACTTGTTTCCCCCTTGTCTTACAACGAAAGCAAGGTGTTTTGGAAAATAGCCCGTAACTTCGATAAAAATCCCCAGCGTGATCCCATTTACGAAGAAGTTCAACTCCAGATAATGGAAGAAGATAAGCGTGTCATAGAAAGCCAAAGACCCTGGCTACTGCCCCCGA
- a CDS encoding efflux RND transporter periplasmic adaptor subunit translates to MTFRMHETKEEQKAEKNLVQTKGKREHLFLRSMIFFFKGKTGRILRSFKEKNPLFIVGGLFFLFFVFSLGQRILNWFELQSNLRLSQLVYVHVVHPEKSKPVVSLTLPGTTQGFYETPIWSRVNGYIKKWYVDIGDKVKAGQLLCEIDAPEVDKEVEHARAKAEIARISYERWKNLSATRAVSAQEYDVQRTNYEAAVAELDKLLQWQSFEKVTAPFDGVITARNIDIGTLVAGQNEAVQGAQKQLYRIAQIDVLRIYVAVPQTYSLSINEGMPAEVIVPEQRGKIYPGKVVRTSYGLESASRTLLTEIDVENPDMKLLPGLYVIVSIKVPSIAPWTIPVNALFIKDGQQYVSTVDKGNRCHLKKVEVGNNDGYKVEILQGIDPQDDIVLNPPDEAKIEGSKVIPVRSQ, encoded by the coding sequence ATGACCTTCAGAATGCATGAAACAAAGGAAGAACAAAAAGCAGAGAAGAACCTTGTCCAAACCAAAGGAAAAAGAGAACACCTTTTTTTACGTTCCATGATTTTCTTCTTTAAGGGAAAAACCGGGAGGATCTTAAGATCCTTCAAAGAAAAAAATCCCTTGTTCATCGTCGGTGGGCTTTTCTTTCTTTTTTTTGTCTTTTCTTTGGGTCAAAGGATCTTAAATTGGTTTGAACTTCAATCCAATCTTCGCCTTTCCCAACTCGTCTATGTTCACGTGGTACACCCGGAAAAATCGAAACCGGTTGTCTCTTTGACTTTACCCGGAACGACTCAAGGCTTCTACGAAACTCCTATCTGGTCAAGAGTAAACGGCTATATCAAAAAATGGTACGTGGACATCGGGGATAAGGTTAAAGCGGGGCAGCTTCTTTGCGAAATCGATGCCCCGGAAGTAGATAAGGAAGTGGAACACGCTCGAGCCAAAGCCGAGATCGCAAGGATCAGTTACGAAAGATGGAAAAACCTTTCCGCTACCCGTGCCGTATCAGCCCAAGAATATGACGTTCAAAGAACAAATTACGAAGCCGCTGTCGCCGAACTGGACAAGTTGCTTCAGTGGCAGAGCTTCGAAAAAGTTACAGCCCCTTTTGACGGGGTAATTACGGCCAGGAATATCGATATTGGAACACTCGTTGCCGGGCAAAACGAAGCGGTCCAAGGCGCCCAGAAACAACTCTACCGCATTGCCCAGATCGATGTTTTAAGGATATATGTCGCCGTTCCCCAAACCTATTCGTTGTCGATCAACGAAGGCATGCCTGCCGAAGTTATCGTTCCTGAACAACGCGGGAAAATTTACCCAGGCAAAGTGGTTAGGACATCCTATGGATTAGAATCAGCCTCAAGGACCCTGCTTACGGAAATCGACGTAGAAAATCCCGACATGAAACTGCTTCCAGGACTCTATGTCATCGTTTCCATTAAAGTTCCGAGCATAGCCCCGTGGACTATTCCTGTAAATGCCCTCTTCATTAAAGATGGCCAACAATACGTTTCTACCGTGGATAAAGGCAACCGTTGCCATCTCAAAAAAGTGGAAGTAGGGAATAACGATGGGTATAAAGTAGAAATTTTACAGGGGATAGATCCCCAGGATGACATAGTTCTCAACCCTCCAGATGAAGCAAAAATCGAGGGATCCAAGGTTATCCCTGTCCGCTCTCAATAA